TGTCAGTTTTGTTagttgaaaaaattaaatcaaataaaaaccaccatgaaacaggaaaagatgGAATAGAATATGTTGCCCAGGAAACTGACTCCAGTGTTCCACATTTCCAGGTGGCAGTTGATAAGTAAATACACCTTAATTTGGATTGCTGTAGAGTTACCATGAAAGTGGGTCAAGCAAGTCCTTTTGTGCTGCATCTCCTTTTGGAGTTCCCCAGGCACCTTTTCAGGATTCCAGGGATACAGCAGCATGCATTAGCAGTATTTGTGATCAATATAAGGAGTGAACACTGTGCAACTCATTCTTGAAAAATCCGGTATGATGGAGTGACTTGACAGGATAAAACTGCAGGATCCAGACTTCCCAGATAATCTGATCCATCATTTCCATGTTGTCAGGAAATCCAGTGATTAATTTTTATCAGATTGAATACACTACTCAAAAAATCTTCCCATTTTATTACGTTCATGGAGAAAGTAAAACACATAAATCCCAATGTTTTCACACTGAAATGAGgatttgttttcataaaaagTCAGGGTCTTTTGTCCTCATAGTTCTCCAAAATATTTGCACGTGCTATGGTTGTAAGTGGTCACAATGTAGCATTCAGCAGTATGGCCTGGAGTGTAGGCCAGGCATCAAGTCCCAACAACAGGAATAAATGGAAGAGTTCTTAGCACCTGTACCTGGAAGAGACATAGATTTGGTATCTTCTGCTGTTCAGTTAATACTGAAGAGCCTTTGGTCTCAGTGGTTGGAGAGCTGGTTAGGAAAAAATCATTGCTGGAATGCTTTCTCGTCATGTTTTCTTTATGGACTTAGTGGCACTGTAAAAAcctaaaattcaaaatttaacTTCAGGTTACATAGATTTCTAAAAGGGACCCAAGCAAACAAGATGAATGGCAGTGACAGACAAGTGACTTCATTCAGAGCACTGCATGAGCACAGATATTTAAGCATCTTGTTCTCTCCGGGCATCCCATTTCAGTTCAAGTCACGTGCCAACAAGGAGTGAAGTGCTCAAATCCTTGGAAGGCTCCGAGTCAATTTTCAAGATCTGCTTCACAGCATTCGTGTGTTTGTGCTCAATATATTCATCTGCCTTCAGTGAAATGttcattttgtttctcataATCCAACACTATTTTTAGAGGCTCATCTTAATGTCCTCAGTAATGTTTGCAGACCACAAAAGTCATAAGATGGACTTTGAACACCATTAAAGTTCGTTCactaaacaaaccaaaaacagaCTCAGAAGCCAAGAGGGGATGTGGGTCAGCAATCAATGCTTTTCTCCAGGCTTATCTGCACTTGGCCTAAGTGGGAGCTTATCACGGAGTGATGAATCAGCCTTGTACCCTCTGCAGAAagcacagatatttttctttgaatccAAGTCACAGCTACAGGCTCCACAGTTGATCAAGGCAAATTTTCACAGCTCACAGGAGCTTAAAGAGATGCAGTGAAAGAAATCTAGAGAGTTTTGAGGTCAGACATTTGAAGGAGCTATCTCACTACTGATCAGATCTAGAGATGCTTAATATTACAGGCATAAAGGCTCTGGAATAATTTGTGTAACCTTGAGGAAGTACCAAAATGGAGACCTTTAGGAGACATTCCATATTGTTGGTTACCACATGGCTCACTGGGCTTTTTCAGCTATGACACATCTTTGACTCTTGAGGGTGCGTGAACACCGATGTGTTTCATTGGTCCAAATAAGCACTTAATTTACTATATGGACTTCTACAAACCAGTAAAGCTCACATGAatcatgcaaataaaaaaataaggggTAGAAGAAGCACTTTCTTGCTGAATTACAAAGACTTGCTGGCTTCTTCACTCCCCATGAATGTTACAGAAACAATGCAAATATGCCCAAAATTTTATAGCAGAAATGACAACTAAGACTATTTGTTATTCACAGGCTTTACAGAACTGTTCATCTTTAAGACAGCCTAGCTCaagacagcagcttttccattcACAATCAATAAATTCGCACACACTTGCATGCTGTGCACCAAATGCTCATGGACACAGATCACAATCCTGCCCCTTCTCTGTGTGCCTTGCAGAATTAAAAGCACTTAGAAAACCAAATTTACAAGCCCACTAAATGTGCACAGAGTAGTATCATTactgctaatttttttaaagacaacttTAGCTTATGTCTTTCACCCCCCTGCTACACTTGTATAATTCATTCCCTCTCAAACAGATTATTGTACTGCTTCCTGCATCAAGCAAAATTCAAAGCTATGTTTCAGTCATAGCTGATTCTCTTCAGAGACAACCCCTTAACCAGTGAAGAAGCACAGGCAGACAAGATTTACATCAAGATCACGACTTCAAGATAACTCTCAGTGCTCCCTCTGTAACTATATATCTGTGCATATGACAGTATGACCCAAGACAAGCTGTGCTTCAGTTTACTAATTAAGACATGACTTGCTAGCTCAGAAGCCAATGAATTTTCATTGCCAGAGTAATTTTCTTAGGTACACAAGGCTTTATTATACCTCATTAAATACCCTGTAATTTGAAATGCCTTGCTGTCCCTTACTCCTGTCAACATCCATGCACTTTGTGTGTGTGGCAGTACAAAACCTGAACCCCACACTGCACTGACTGCCACGCTCTTCCCTAAGTCTTAACCCATTCAGCTCCAACCCCTGCACAGCCTGCAACAACTCTCCATTGCTAACTTCATAATAAAAGTTTCAAAAAGCCAAAACATTAACAGGTGGACAGAAGAGACAGGACATTCTGACTGGCACACATAATACACACTACAAGGTTGAATTTCTTAAACAAGCAGCACTCACCAAAAATTACTGTAATATGCTGACTGCATTGTAAGTGCCAGAGTTCAGAGAATTTTACAGTTTAGTCACTGATGTTTCTAAACCCATATTTTACTGTTATAAACTCGTAACACTAACCCCAAAAGCTGCGTGAAGAACTGATACACGGGGTCCTGAGCTCGGGTTAAAGCAAGGACTCTAAGCAAGGACTCGGACAAGGCTTTAATGTGAGGATTTGCCATTCTGgcactaagaaaaataaaataacacacAAATGTTCCCGCTTCATGCCAGGCAGACAATACTAACAGCCGTGCAAACTCCTGATAAGCTCTCTGAGGTAAAGGCAAATGGCTTACACCTTGACCCAATcaccatgaaaaagaaataagctTCTCTGCTTCCTGTACACACCAAAACAAACTTCCACTCACTActcagaaaatacattttttttcaaaaatacctaatgaagtaaaagaaaaccaacaaaagaaaGATCAGTATGtcagccccatcccaggtgtACCAGTACTACAGTCAGAGGGTGGGAACAGGCGGTGGCTTGCAGGATGTTTGTGGAGACACCATCGGTGCCGGTGCGGTGATTGATCAGCAGCCCTTCCCTCCTGGAGCTCCGGGGACAGGTGTCAGGAAGTTCCAGCAGACACTCCAAACGCGAGGGATGGCCACACATCTCCAATTATGGAGCCAGCACGgctcctcctctccatcccGGTTAAATGCTCGGGAGGGACGGGCCCTGctcactgtgctgcagggagTCACCGCAGGGGGTTTTGCTGCGGGAACTGGGGGACCAGGTCCCAAATCCCTGACAGCACCGACTGTCTCCCACCTCATTAACACCCCTCTCACGGACTAGCAGGGACCTTGCTCCCAGAGATACGAGGTACACTGGTTATGGCTTAAAGGTAATGTCTCTATTCCCTACTCTGCCTCTTGCTTCCATCAAAGAACGGCTGAATTAATCAAGTTCTCACTGCAAAACAGAGTCGCCTGTGTAGCGGGATATGCAGCataagggagaaaggaagacacATAAAACTTGGAAGCAGTGACTTCCCAGAAGGTGCTGGGGTGTTGtcagtcctgcagcaggaagggctgCGCAGGTGAGCCCTGCCTGCGCATCccactgcagccagcagagccacagcaccAAACAGCAAacccctgcccccagcacctGCCTGCTACTTGGATCAGCCTCTGAACCGTGCAGGAATCAGTGCTGAACATCCAGACAACCGTGTGAAATCAGGCCACTCTCTCCATAAGGAGAGGCATCACTCCACCATTAACATATCAAGAGTTTTGCTGAAAGGATGATCCACCGCACACTAAAACATTCAAATCAAAACAAGTTTTGTCAGTGAAGTTAAGGATACGTAATTGTAAACCTCTCCCAAAAGTCCTACAACACGGGTTTCTAGTAGGTTCATTGTTTTGCTActacaaaacacattttcaacaTGAAAAATCACTCCACAAAAAAATGAGTTGGGTAATAAATGCGGTGTGCTGTAGTTACATCCATATTCACATCTCATGCCCCAGTTCTCTTACAGTGTGGAACAGCTAAGACCAATTTACAAGTCTGACATCAAACCTACAGAGTTCAACTGAAAGACTCTGAATGACAAAGTTTCAGAGCTCcacacttcaaaaataaatacctgaaaTAAACACTAGGTCACTTCTTACTGGCAAGGAAGAGGTTCTACCAATCCTTGTAGCCTTTGGTCACAGTCTGAAAAGTAAGAAATGCTGCCTCAGGCTCCAAGATGTGCAGCCGTGGGTGCCACCAGGAAAGGTCAAATCACACACAGAGTGCTGTACAGTGCCATTAATGGCAGGAAGATTATTTGCATTTCAACTTAAGGAAACATAACGTGTAAGCAAGCATACATTGAAACATGACATCATCCCACTCTTTGGCCAGCAAAGGGGAGCTGTTTGCACAGAGAGGGTATCAGTTAACTCAGTAACACTGCTGtgagttttcttctctctggagTCACACTGCAGTTTCATCTTGTTACTCAGTGCAgtattttctaatttcattttccttctcacaAGTGCATTTATGAGAGAAAGTGTCCAAAATTTAGGCTGAGTCTCTGTTTAGCCTACAAACACCTTTGCTCAAGGAGAGGCGATGCTGCGTTTGTTCTGTAAGAGCcctcacagctccagcagcacaggaggtgTTAGTCAGCAGTTTAACTTCTCTTCATTAATAACCTCAGCAGGAAGCAAGAAGCACACATGAAAGCCTTTGGATACCTTCCTTTCACACAAAAGTCAAAGCTCAGAGCAAAACAAAGGACTTCTTAAAATAGAAAGttgaaaataaatctcttaGATTAAAAAACCAACACTTAGACTGCAAATGCTGGAAGCTGATCAATTTATAGAGGCACTTACACCTCAGACATCTGTGTCAGAGCTAAACTGTCATGTATTCTTCTAGGTTGCATTAATGCtctcttcaaaatgtttttactgCTGGTATTTTCTCATCTAATTTCAGCAATCTTTCTATCCCAAATACCTCTGTTCTCATTATCCAGAACATCTTGGTGTGATTACAGCAAAAGATTGTTGCCATGTTTCACTTGGTTAAAACCTCTAGAATTAAATACATACGTTTTCAATTAACAGGCACCAAGCCAAACTTAGCTCTCCCATCCCATTTTCTGTCACTCCAAAGGCTGAGGACactaatttcagaaaaatatgtaGAACCATGAAGTAGAAGGCTTTTTCAAAGTGTTATAAATCTTATAAATGAAAGCTGACATGccatacaagaaaaaataccaagatCAAACCTTTGACCATAGAAGATGAGAAGAattatgaaaggaaatgttatCACCTCATCCTTTATTCCTTCAGCTGTGCCTGTGAGGGAGAGGCTGAGGTAACTTCCTGCATAGCTTAAAACATGCATGAAGCCCCAATGATTAATGCATAAACACATCCTGCAAAGCAGCTACAGCTGCACATCACATTTCTGATGGCATTGTAATATTACACTGCAACTGCTCTGACGGCAGCTCCAGTTTGTCAGGGACCTGCAAACTCTCTAATCCATCCCACACATCTTTATGTACAGCCCGAGTTCTGGGAGAGGTAACACCCCCCTGTGGAATCCACTGCTTCCCTGTGGTCACCAAGTGCTGACAGGATCACAAATCCAGGTAAATGGGAGCTGCTAGAAGCTCCCATTTCTCCAGGTAAAGCTGGGCTGTTCACAAACATGCTTCCAATTAGGAACACCAGTTCCAGGTAGAGAGTACAGCACTTTTTGAATGAGGTTTGACAGCATGAAGAGGAATAACTTCTCCTCTCAGATACGATTCAGAGTCCAGTTCAGACCAAGATGGGAACAGGCTTGTACTGACTCTGGTAAATTCTGACTACCTagttaaaatactttgttttacTCCTTTAAATATCAAAACATGTTTGTCTCTGCCATTCACCACTGACGGTCACCAACACTTCGCTCTTGCTGCTCACACGACAGTCTGCAAGAACTACAATAAGCTTAGAAGTGCCCCACAAACTCATGACACAGATGTGCGAACATCTGCCAGCTAGAGATACTccaaatttgaaaacaaactagatTGCACCAATGTGATATATTTACTGCATGACTTTGGGATCACAATCAAAATATTGTCCTTTTGTATTGCTCATCAGAGTTTAGGGCCATGTTTTCAGGCCATTTCCTAACTCCCACTGTCACAATTTCAGCATTCCTTACAGCAAGATCAGGACTTTTATCACCTACATTCAGCTGGCAGGGTCAGGTACACACAGAACACGCAAATTAAGACTTACACATTACTTTcacaacaataaaaaatgaTAATGGCCAGCACTTCTACCACTTCCATATTAACTGTTCCCCACAACTTTACAGTAGCtgacaaaatcaaaacacaaaataacacaaaataaatCCAGAAGGGTTCAGCTTTGCCATGAAGACCAAGTATTTCCCTGAAGTTTAAAAACtcttcacagcagagctgtcaaGAGTTTTACCAAGTTTGATCAAGGTCAGACAGATGTCAGAATTAAACCTCAAGCTTGCATCAAATTACATAAATTTGAAAGAAGAGAGGCTTGACAACTTTCTGGTGAGAGAAGTTGTCAAACCAAAGAGAACTTCTCTGTAAAAGTGATTATATAAAGCACAGGGCAGGCAAAGCTCTGATTAAAGTCAATAAAGAACCTCCCAAAGCACCAGCTGCCCTCTCCAGCACCTTGTGGCCTGAGTCCAAACTTCTGACAGCTGAAATATGCTGCACAAAGGATACCAGTCAACTCAGGAATAAAGTAATAACTGCTTTCACTGCACTGTCAGGAATATGCTTCTTAACAAGGctacttggggaaaaaaaaaaaaccaaacaaaaaccaaacagaaagcCTACAGTGTTGGCAGCAGAAAAACCATATCTTCCCTCCCCTGTGagttttaaaaagacatttaaaaccTTAGGTCACCTTCCTACACAACCTGTGATGGACTGATGAACATCATGGGTGCAAGAAACAAGTCCTTTTTAGGAAGTCTGGTTCCAGATTTCATGCTACTTACAGAAGGTTAACTGTAACCAGGAAGAACTgaatggagaaagaaatacagcatttaatGGAAGTTGTGCAAGACCAACTTGAATAACTTCTGTATTACACATCTTCACGTATTTGTCACACACTCACCTTATTAATCATTTTAAGATCATTAAAAAGAGGAGTCTCTACACTTACCATGTTGGGGTTGGCCAGCCCTGTCAACAATAcacatttcactgaaaacaatGTGGATTTGCCCCTGCAGAGAGGGGTTAACTGAAGGCATTCTGCAAGTTAATCCCAACAAGTAACTGGACCAGTGTGACAAAGGCACCCATCTCACAAGCAGATCCAACAAGTGGTCACTTCCACTGATGCCaacacagctgcacacagctgctTATGAAATGGACACACATGAACTCCATCCAAGACCATTTGCTAAGGCCAAATCATCACTTTCTGTAGAGCTTGACTTCAAACCTGTGTGAAGGTCTGAGAAAAGGGTTTTTAACTAGGACACTAATTTCCTTCATGAAAACATCCCAAGGCacatggaagaaataaaaggcaggAGGCTATGGGAATTCTGCTAAGTCTAAAAAGAGCTATTTCTACAGCAGAGTAGGATGTTTGAACTTTGTAGCTTTCCAAATAACAAAATACTTACACTGTGACTCTCCTAAGACAAGTAATTTATTTCCGTCAGGGAGGATACACAGCTCTTAAAAACAAGGCATGTTTATTGGAAACCTTTCTAAAAGGCAGCAGTAACAACAGCAAAGAAACCCCTTCTGATCTTcctaaatttttaatttgttatgaataaaaatatgcaaactCAAAGCTTTGAAAAGCTTTAGGAGCTATCACATTCATTTCTATTGAGCCTACTCTTCATCCAGGATCTTTTCCAAAGTTTATGGAAAAGGACATAAGAAGCCTTCAATCAATaaacaggaaattttaaaatctttaaagcTACAGACAAGGTAGATTAGGAAGGTGGAAATGAAATTGGAGACACTCACCTCTACTCTGCTGACTCAGATACAGGCAGGACAAGAAACATAGTGCAATTCCTCTCTTATGCAAATAGAAATCCACCTAGGGACAAACAGTTTACATCTACCAACCACAGAGCAGGGTCAGGGCCAAGAGTTCCTCCTTGATACCTTACACCAACACTCAAATGCACTTTTCCCCTACTTCTTTAATCTACCCCACATCCATCCTGCTGGATGGACAAACAGGTGTACTCCAATTAAATCACTAAAGGAATAATGCTGACACCAGACTCATTGCCTTTCCTTTCACATCAAACCTCATTCCTGCCGCAGAAATAGCTGAAACAGCACTGAAACTACCTTAGCAATTTTCAAAGTGAGCTTTTGCTACAAGTATTGACCCACCATTCATTCCGTTGTACAAACTCCTGTGGTGAGGGGACAGCTCATCTGTCACTTGTCTCCTGAGGGTACCTTCTCTGCTGCCTCCGCTGAGGTGTTTGAGGTGCTCTGGGCTCCCTCCATAGTGTTGTTTGAGATGCTCCGGGCTCGTACCCCTCACCTTGTGCAGGTGCTCTGTACTTCCACTCGGTGTGTGCTTTTGAAGGTGATCTGGGCTGCCACCGCTGTGCTTTTGATGCTCAGGGCTACCACTAGGCCTCTGCTTTTGAAAGTGTTCAGGGCTACTACTCAAAACGTGCTTTGGGATAGTTTctggactgctgctgctgtgcttttgttGTTCAGGTACTTTGACAATGGTTTTGTGATGCTCAGGGCTCGGCCCTTTCAGGTGATGATCAGGACTGCCAGAACCCCTGGGCTTCTGCAGGTGCTCTGGGCTGATACTCCTGTGTTTCTGGTGCTCAGGGCTTCCTTCCCCCCGAGGTTTTTGCAGGTGTTCTGGACTGGTGCTTGGGTGGTGTTTATGATGGTCTGGGCTGtctgtgctccctgtgctggaagtgctgctgcCATCCCCAACATCTCTGATGTACGCACTGGTGGCAGTCAGCTGGCACAGGCTGATCTGGCTGTCGATAGAGCTCCGGctgcctgcccctccactctTCTCCTCATCCAGCAACACGCACAACTCCTTCAGCTCCAGGTTCTCCTTAACCACTTCTTCTTGCCTCACTTCCAGCTCTTTCAGCTTCTGCAGGTATAAGGCCACCTCCTTGTGCATGACACTGGCGCTGTACCTGCCCAGCCTCTGCCACTCGCGGGACACCCTCTTGCCCTTCTGCCGGTCATCGTCCAGGAAGCAGCAAAGGTCCCTCAGCTCCTGGTTATCTTCCTGCAGCTTCTGGTTGATgtcctttaaaagaaagattgTCATGACAGAGGAGTGTCTAAAGGAATTGATGTTAAACTGTTACACAGGCCAGCggacagcactgctgcaaaCTCACACTTAAGCACTCCAGTGAAGCATAAATAATTCCATGTGCAGATCTGGCACATTGTAACAGCACCATGCTTCAAGCAAACAAAGCTGCTGTCCAGCAAAAACTGCCCTTAGCTTGGAGCTAATTTCTAACTTCTGATACAGCAGAAAAGTTTCGGGtgcttaattaattttcatgctAAATATCAGAGTAATTTAGCTCCCAAATTGGGCAAAGATTGTAAGTGCTCTCATGATGATCTCGCTCTCCTGAGAAATATTCACCTGCAAGTTATTGCTGAATAAAACTGCAAGGTACATCAGAAATTGTAATCTCtctcaattaattaattattaacaTTTACACTCCCTACTCCCCAAAGCATAGTCACATACAAAGATGACCATtttagagattttttaaaaattggggtttgctggattttgtttctgatttgCATAAAAAGCCTTGTCAGTAATCACTTGACCAGGATTGCTTCAACCactctgaaatgaaataatctgCTTAAATAGATTTTTCACCCCTAATAAAATTAAGTATGTGATTCTATGCCCTTCCCTAAGTGAGGAACAGTCTGAAGCAAATGCTCTGAAGTAAAAATGCTCAGGGTTTACTacagcagaataaaaacattttcagtattttatcaTTCTAGTTTGGACTTGTGACCATATTTATCTTTCTCCCATCATCTACATATTCATTCCTTCTTATGTATGACGTTACAACTAGAGATGAGCCACAGTTGTTAAAAATTTAGTCTTATGGAAACACCATTTTAGGACAGTTTCCTaagaaaatgaagcttttttaACTCCACTGGATTTAGGTGCATGAATGCCTGCGTTTGTCTGATTTCTGCCTCAAAATAACTTGGAATTTGAACAATTTCAACCTGTATTTgacaatagaaaaaaattcaacaagGCTATAATGTGTCCTTTAAAACCTCTGCTAGTGAGAGATGTTTGAGATGATCCCACAATGAAATAAAAGAGTTGTGTAAGTCCACAATTCCTCAGTCAGGAAGCAGGAGGCAGCCATCCAGCTGGTCATTCTTACTCATGGTGCAGTTATTTCACCCAGGACAAAGGAGGGAGCTTTCCAGACACCAACACAGGGTTCAAAAAACCTCCTTGTCCCAGATTCTTTCTGAAAGCCCCAGCTGAGGCATCTGAACAAAAGGCGGAAGTCAAACAAGACTTAAGGAGTTTGGAATTGAGAGAGGAATTCGTGACTCCTTCCTACACATCTTAAGTGTGTTTTGTCAGTTATCTGGAAGATGCATAAACCCAGATGATGTCACACTCTTGCACATAACTGGGAGAAAGATGCTATTGTTGTAACTGAACTTACATTTAAAAGATAAGCTTCAGTTTTATTAAACACCATCATGGATGGGTCGTTTTTATCCTCAGACACCATCAAAGGGACACACATACTCACACTTTGCAGAACACAAAAACTTGGGAGGCAGGAACTGTCTTCCTCCACGAGCTACTTATTTTATGCCACACTATTATCAAAGACACTTTCTCAATAATTGTCATTTAAAGCCAATTTACAAGTGAAGAACTCTCTTCTAATGCACTTTCCTGTAATAATTCAAAAGTCCACATTGCGTCTCTgtctcttctctccttccctccaacCTCACCTCACTGAAGGAATTTCCTGAAAATGCTCAAAGcaataaaccagaaaatgttCTGTAGTCCTGCCTACTTTAAGGTAACTTTCTAGGTCTATAATCCACAGGCAAGGTGATGCTCTGTAAATAGTCACACTTTTCTTCCCAGTCCTCAGAACTAGGAGGGAAGCATTAGGGACTAAGCTTCTCATCCACCAAGAGAGTGAAATTAAGAAGGGATAAGCTATTACAGACTTGGTTTGCTTCTGACTGCAGGCTGCACAAGTCCGCAGCTGGGAATGGTTTGATCAGAGGTATGTTACCAGATGTCTTTTTCAGACAATAAATTAGAGATTGATTCTGATCATCCCAAACCCTAGCCCAAGGGTCTGCCATCACCTGCCACATGCTGCACTGCATCCGGGAAATGACCACCTCTCTCCAGCAGCCTACCAGCCTGCCTGACAGATTCACAGCGTGAGCTACACAAGCCCTTATTTCTCGTGCACTTCAGGCAGGATCATTTAACCTCAGTCAAAACCAAGGAAGTCTAACACAAAGGTGACAGCGTTTTTATCAACCCAAAAGAATACTGGGGCAGAGCATAAACCAGCTGTACCCCGCAGCCTGCCGAACAGCTGGTCATCTCCTAGCCGGAGACTGGATTTTTAAGTGGGATCAAATGCTATGCACCCTAGTCCTCATCCACTTTCCATGCGGTTCTCGGGAGCGGCTCCTCCCAGACCATCCACCTGACGAGATCGATCCCGGCGGGACGGGCGGGGTCGCGGAGACACCGCACAAACTTCAGGGGTCCCATCCTGCCCACCCCGCTACCTTCAAGCCGCGGATCTCGCCGAGGTGGAGCTGGAGGCGGCGGTTCACCTCGCGGATGAGGTTGCTGTGGTCCAGCATCGCGCTCATCTTCTCGGCCTCGGCGCGGCGGAGGCTGCGGATCAGCTCCTCCTTGCTCCACTTGAGCAGCTCCTCGTCCGACACCTTGGACAAGTCCTCGGCCGGCACTGCCCCGCAACTTTCCGCCGCCACTTTGGACATGGTGGCGGCCCGGCAGCCCGGGGCACTCGCGGAGCCTCCCCGCgctcccggggccgccccgccgccgccgccgccgggggaAAGGGCGAGCCCGGAGCCCAAGGGGTGCCCCTAGCTCCAGCGCTGGGCCGGGGGTAATGAGGGAGACCCCTTCTGGCCCCAGGCAGCGGatcctggaaaaaaggaggaaaaggaggaggaaagggtgTGGAGGAAGCCGGGCCACACACTGGGAAGCAAACTTCCCCCGTcgagaaggaaagaaaaaaaaaagaaaatagaaaaaaagaccTAGACAAAAGATCCCCAAGGGAAGCCCGGCTCTTGCAACAGGTCAGCGCCAGCTGCGTGCACCTGGTCCCCGCCGCAGCGGCAGGGATGCGCGGTGGCTCTCACGGTACCCGCCGCCCCCGGGCTGCGGGATGCAGGGGAAGATGCGAAGTGCCGATGCCGCGCACCATGGCGGAGGGCAGcgcagcgcggcccggccggCGGAGCGGGAAGGAGCGGGAAGGAGCGGGAAGGAGCGGGAAGGAGCGGGAAGGAGCGGGAAGGACGGCGCGGAGCGGGCGCTGCCGGCGCCACtggcgggcgcggggccgctcGCGGCTTTTCAGCGGGGCGCGAGCCACGtgcgggcgggggcggcgcgggcccCGCGCGGCTCGCgggcgccccctgccggccaATGCCCGGCAGCGCGGCCGGGGCCAtcccggggcggcgggcgggacGCACCTGAAGGATGGACACACCTGCGGGACGGACGCACCTGAAGGATGGACACACCTGCGGGACGGACGCACCTGCGGCAGCATCCCGGCCCTCCCGGCCCCGCGTCCCGGCCGGTGACCGCCGCGCCCCGCGGAACGGAGGCACAAACGCGGCCGCCCGCGCATCAGTGCGATGGCTCCGGTGGGGCGGCTGCCGAGAGGTCACATTACATCACCGCCGGGCGGCACCGCCTCGGCGCTCAGCGCAGCCCGCAGGCACAGACGGGCTCGCACCCAACCTTAGCGCAGCTCCTCACTCGAGCTGAAGGTCGCATGCCATGAGCTAAGCCCCTCATAGGAATTAGGCTTGGGCTGCTGATACACCCTCCCTAAGAATATTCAGCCGCAGTGAAGCAAGAGACTCATATTCCCCAATTTGCTTAGAGATTCAAAGACTCTGCATAAATCTGC
The window above is part of the Corvus moneduloides isolate bCorMon1 chromosome 3, bCorMon1.pri, whole genome shotgun sequence genome. Proteins encoded here:
- the CCDC85A gene encoding coiled-coil domain-containing protein 85A isoform X2 translates to MSKVAAESCGAVPAEDLSKVSDEELLKWSKEELIRSLRRAEAEKMSAMLDHSNLIREVNRRLQLHLGEIRGLKDINQKLQEDNQELRDLCCFLDDDRQKGKRVSREWQRLGRYSASVMHKEVALYLQKLKELEVRQEEVVKENLELKELCVLLDEEKSGGAGSRSSIDSQISLCQLTATSAYIRDVGDGSSTSSTGSTDSPDHHKHHPSTSPEHLQKPRGEGSPEHQKHRSISPEHLQKPRGSGSPDHHLKGPSPEHHKTIVKVPEQQKHSSSSPETIPKHVLSSSPEHFQKQRPSGSPEHQKHSGGSPDHLQKHTPSGSTEHLHKVRGTSPEHLKQHYGGSPEHLKHLSGGSREGTLRRQVTDELSPHHRSLYNGMNESTLSYVRQLEARVRQLEEENRMLPQVVWRKLGDAAGSCPGIRQHLSGNQYKGPM
- the CCDC85A gene encoding coiled-coil domain-containing protein 85A isoform X3, which encodes MSKVAAESCGAVPAEDLSKVSDEELLKWSKEELIRSLRRAEAEKMSAMLDHSNLIREVNRRLQLHLGEIRGLKDINQKLQEDNQELRDLCCFLDDDRQKGKRVSREWQRLGRYSASVMHKEVALYLQKLKELEVRQEEVVKENLELKELCVLLDEEKSGGAGSRSSIDSQISLCQLTATSAYIRDVGDGSSTSSTGSTDSPDHHKHHPSTSPEHLQKPRGEGSPEHQKHRSISPEHLQKPRGSGSPDHHLKGPSPEHHKTIVKVPEQQKHSSSSPETIPKHVLSSSPEHFQKQRPSGSPEHQKHSGGSPDHLQKHTPSGSTEHLHKVRGTSPEHLKQHYGGSPEHLKHLSGGSREGTLRRQVTDELSPHHRSLYNGMNGCVEETWRCCRVVPWN
- the CCDC85A gene encoding coiled-coil domain-containing protein 85A isoform X1 gives rise to the protein MSKVAAESCGAVPAEDLSKVSDEELLKWSKEELIRSLRRAEAEKMSAMLDHSNLIREVNRRLQLHLGEIRGLKDINQKLQEDNQELRDLCCFLDDDRQKGKRVSREWQRLGRYSASVMHKEVALYLQKLKELEVRQEEVVKENLELKELCVLLDEEKSGGAGSRSSIDSQISLCQLTATSAYIRDVGDGSSTSSTGSTDSPDHHKHHPSTSPEHLQKPRGEGSPEHQKHRSISPEHLQKPRGSGSPDHHLKGPSPEHHKTIVKVPEQQKHSSSSPETIPKHVLSSSPEHFQKQRPSGSPEHQKHSGGSPDHLQKHTPSGSTEHLHKVRGTSPEHLKQHYGGSPEHLKHLSGGSREGTLRRQVTDELSPHHRSLYNGMNESTLSYVRQLEARVRQLEEENRMLPQDAIRMPGGAEGSHCSANEPANVSGHGSASQQSDSVVNALKVVWRKLGDAAGSCPGIRQHLSGNQYKGPM